From a single Micromonospora sp. WMMD1102 genomic region:
- a CDS encoding M14 family zinc carboxypeptidase, whose protein sequence is MPFRTWKSGPSIRHRARAGALAGTVVLGLVVATVGPTAGTASAQPDRAEAETATSAEYRVTGPRTLADRNAVAATGTSIDYVEHGALYVTATPAEVKAITALGFQVAAVPAPPDRGQHQHDGDVGVLDFPPADSAYHNYAELTAVINQVVADHPSIARRSSMGTSYEGRDLPVIKISDNVGTDENEPEILFNSQQHAREHLTVEMAIYLLNLFTDNYGSDSRITNIVNSREIWIVPTVNPDGSEYDIATGSYRSWRKNRQPNSGSSYVGTDLNRNWAYNWGCCGGSSGSTSSETYRGPSAFSAPETSRLRDFVNSRVVGGTQQIKVNIDFHTYSQLVLWPYGYTTANTGPGLNADQERTFRTLGQQMAATNGYTPEQSSDLYITDGDSIDWMWGTHNIFAYTFEMYPGSSGGGGFYPPDEVIPAQTSRNREAVLILSEYADCPYRVAGLEATYCGTGGGTTVWSDTFETATGWTVNPAGTDTATSGAWERGTAQPTTSSGAKQLAPYAGSNDLVTGRLAGSGAGDHDVDGGVTTAQSPAITLPGSGTLTLSLAWYLAHGSNSSSADYLRVSVVHSGGTTQLVNQAGAASNRNGSWAVATANLSGYAGQSVRLLVQAADTSGASLVEAAIDNVTITSS, encoded by the coding sequence ATGCCCTTCCGCACCTGGAAGTCCGGGCCGTCGATCCGGCACCGGGCCAGGGCCGGCGCCCTCGCCGGCACCGTCGTGCTCGGACTCGTCGTGGCCACCGTCGGCCCGACGGCCGGCACCGCCAGCGCCCAACCGGACCGGGCCGAGGCGGAGACCGCCACCAGCGCCGAGTACCGGGTGACCGGTCCGCGGACCCTGGCCGACCGCAACGCGGTGGCCGCCACCGGCACCAGCATCGACTACGTCGAGCACGGTGCGCTCTACGTCACCGCGACCCCGGCCGAGGTCAAGGCGATCACCGCGCTCGGCTTCCAGGTGGCCGCCGTACCGGCACCGCCGGACCGGGGCCAGCACCAGCACGACGGCGACGTCGGCGTGCTCGACTTCCCGCCGGCCGACTCGGCCTACCACAACTACGCCGAGCTGACCGCGGTGATCAACCAGGTGGTCGCCGACCATCCGAGCATCGCCCGCCGGTCCAGCATGGGCACCTCCTACGAGGGACGCGACCTGCCGGTCATCAAGATCTCCGACAACGTCGGCACCGACGAGAACGAGCCGGAGATCCTGTTCAACTCGCAGCAACACGCCCGCGAGCACCTGACCGTCGAGATGGCGATCTACCTGCTCAACCTCTTCACCGACAACTACGGCTCGGACTCCCGGATCACGAACATCGTCAACAGCCGGGAGATCTGGATCGTCCCGACCGTCAACCCGGACGGCAGCGAGTACGACATCGCCACCGGCTCCTACCGGTCCTGGCGGAAGAACCGGCAGCCGAACAGCGGCTCGTCGTACGTCGGCACCGACCTGAACCGGAACTGGGCCTACAACTGGGGCTGCTGCGGCGGCTCCTCCGGCTCGACCTCCTCGGAGACCTACCGGGGCCCGTCGGCGTTCTCCGCGCCGGAGACCTCCCGGCTGCGCGACTTCGTCAACAGCCGGGTCGTCGGCGGCACCCAGCAGATCAAGGTGAACATCGACTTCCACACCTACTCGCAACTCGTGCTCTGGCCGTACGGCTACACGACCGCGAACACCGGGCCGGGGCTGAACGCCGACCAGGAGCGGACCTTCCGCACCCTCGGCCAGCAGATGGCGGCCACCAACGGCTACACCCCGGAACAGTCCAGCGACCTCTACATCACCGACGGGGACAGCATCGACTGGATGTGGGGCACCCACAACATCTTCGCGTACACCTTCGAGATGTACCCGGGCTCGTCCGGCGGCGGCGGTTTCTACCCGCCCGACGAGGTGATCCCGGCGCAGACCTCCCGCAACCGCGAGGCGGTACTGATCCTCAGCGAGTACGCCGACTGCCCGTACCGGGTGGCCGGGCTCGAGGCGACGTACTGCGGCACCGGCGGCGGCACCACGGTCTGGTCGGACACCTTCGAGACGGCGACCGGCTGGACGGTCAACCCGGCCGGTACCGACACCGCCACCTCGGGGGCGTGGGAACGGGGCACCGCCCAGCCGACCACCTCCAGCGGGGCCAAGCAGCTCGCCCCGTACGCCGGCAGCAACGACCTGGTCACCGGCCGGCTGGCCGGCTCGGGGGCCGGTGACCACGACGTCGACGGCGGGGTGACCACGGCACAGTCGCCGGCGATCACGCTGCCCGGCAGCGGCACGTTGACGCTCTCCCTGGCCTGGTATCTGGCGCACGGGTCGAACTCCTCGTCCGCGGACTACCTGCGGGTCAGCGTGGTGCACAGTGGTGGGACGACCCAGCTGGTAAACCAGGCCGGTGCGGCCAGCAACCGCAACGGAAGCTGGGCGGTGGCCACCGCCAACCTGTCGGGGTACGCCGGGCAGTCGGTCCGGCTGCTGGTGCAGGCGGCCGACACCTCCGGGGCCAGCCTGGTGGAGGCGGCGATCGACAACGTGACCATCACGAGTTCGTAG
- a CDS encoding C39 family peptidase, giving the protein MASSPAPISRRTFTLAGLSTLALLGTGLPARAGTAAGRPRPVRHDEQITWQEFSGYADWRRGAHQGTVALPGLRAGITMLRPAGTTEYTDPHTGTTREWAYATWTSPVVPVGFDASELVASWNADTPAGTWIQVELQGTYNTGALTPWYVLGRWAAGDQDIRRTSVNRQGDPYSTIWTDTFSIDDVAAGVLLRAYQLRLTLYRAPGSRRAPRVRLLGAMSSLVPDRFTVTPSAGRIAWGRELAVPRHSQNIHAGHYPEYDGGGQAWCSPTSTTMVLEYWGKRPTLRETSWVDPSYPDPAVNHAARMTYDYAYSGCGNWPFNTAYAASYGLDAKVTRLHSLDELEHFVAAGMPVVTSQSFLAEELEGANYGTSGHLFVVVGFTADGDVVVNDPASSSNDAVRNVYRRDQFEQIWLRTKRTNASGGVSGGSGGIAYLVKPAWKPWPRLPGSTNW; this is encoded by the coding sequence ATGGCCAGTTCCCCCGCCCCGATCAGCCGACGCACCTTCACCCTCGCCGGCCTCTCCACGCTGGCCCTGCTCGGCACCGGCCTGCCGGCCCGAGCCGGCACGGCAGCCGGCCGCCCCCGCCCGGTACGGCACGACGAGCAGATCACCTGGCAGGAGTTCTCCGGTTACGCCGACTGGCGGCGCGGCGCCCACCAGGGCACCGTCGCGCTCCCCGGGCTGCGCGCCGGAATCACCATGCTGCGCCCGGCCGGCACCACCGAATACACCGACCCGCACACCGGCACCACCCGCGAATGGGCGTACGCCACCTGGACCTCCCCGGTCGTCCCGGTCGGGTTCGACGCCAGCGAACTCGTCGCCTCGTGGAACGCCGACACCCCGGCCGGCACCTGGATCCAGGTCGAACTCCAGGGCACCTACAACACCGGCGCGCTGACCCCGTGGTACGTCCTGGGCCGGTGGGCCGCCGGAGACCAGGACATCCGGCGGACCAGCGTGAACCGGCAGGGCGACCCGTACTCGACGATCTGGACCGACACGTTCTCCATCGACGACGTGGCGGCCGGAGTGCTGCTGCGGGCCTACCAGCTCCGGCTGACCCTCTACCGTGCGCCGGGAAGCCGCCGGGCACCCCGGGTCCGGCTGCTCGGCGCGATGAGTTCACTGGTGCCGGACCGGTTCACCGTGACGCCGAGTGCCGGCCGGATCGCCTGGGGCCGCGAACTGGCCGTGCCGCGCCACTCGCAGAACATCCACGCCGGCCACTACCCGGAGTACGACGGCGGCGGCCAGGCCTGGTGCTCGCCGACCTCCACCACGATGGTCCTGGAGTACTGGGGCAAGCGGCCCACCCTCCGGGAAACCTCCTGGGTCGACCCCAGCTATCCGGACCCGGCGGTGAACCACGCCGCCCGGATGACCTACGACTACGCGTACTCCGGCTGCGGCAACTGGCCGTTCAACACCGCGTACGCCGCCTCGTACGGGCTGGACGCCAAGGTGACCCGGCTGCACTCGCTGGACGAGCTGGAGCACTTCGTCGCCGCCGGCATGCCCGTGGTGACCAGTCAGTCCTTCCTGGCCGAGGAGCTGGAGGGAGCCAACTACGGCACCTCGGGGCACCTCTTCGTGGTGGTCGGCTTCACCGCCGACGGCGACGTGGTGGTGAACGACCCGGCCTCGTCGAGCAACGACGCGGTGCGCAACGTCTACCGGCGGGACCAGTTCGAGCAGATCTGGCTGCGGACCAAGCGGACCAACGCCAGCGGCGGGGTCTCCGGCGGGTCGGGCGGGATCGCGTACCTGGTCAAGCCGGCCTGGAAGCCCTGGCCGAGGCTGCCCGGCTCGACCAACTGGTAG
- a CDS encoding DUF4229 domain-containing protein, with amino-acid sequence MSPAVKYTLGRIGLFLAVALALWPVEMNLFLKLMLAVAFSAALAFFLLRGWRDEMARQLAGSAEKRRAEKERLRAALAGDDKPTKPGKSTDTGKSTDTGKPTDTGKPTDSGKQTDTGKPTDKV; translated from the coding sequence ATGAGTCCCGCGGTGAAGTACACGCTGGGCCGGATCGGGCTGTTCCTGGCGGTCGCCCTCGCGCTCTGGCCGGTCGAGATGAACCTCTTCCTCAAGCTCATGCTGGCGGTGGCGTTCTCCGCCGCGCTGGCCTTCTTCCTGCTGCGCGGCTGGCGGGACGAGATGGCCCGGCAGTTGGCCGGGTCGGCCGAGAAGCGCAGGGCGGAGAAGGAGCGGCTGCGCGCCGCGCTGGCCGGCGACGACAAGCCGACCAAGCCGGGCAAGTCGACGGACACCGGCAAGTCGACGGACACCGGAAAGCCGACGGACACCGGAAAGCCGACGGACAGCGGCAAGCAGACGGACACCGGGAAGCCGACGGACAAGGTGTAG
- a CDS encoding aminofutalosine synthase MqnE yields the protein MDAGRKRELEEKVYAGVRLDRADGEALYASDDLVWLGRLAHHRRTGSAGAERVLFVGNRQLRPTDPDAPSRPDQDATGERERDEAVRRATGLAVDGVTELELVAPVHPALPWRHYPELLRALAAALPGVRLTGFAVTELCRLEQTTGLPAGELLDELVAAGLVSLTGGGAEIFDPEARRRLGVDDCSWADWSRIHRLAQARGLGIPATMRFGRGEEPRHRVDHVLRLRELQDETGGFTSFLPLRFPEPAGPAHGSGAGRPAGEAASSAGDAASSAGEAASSAWSASPAESLKTFAVSRLLFDNVPHLRCCWAAQGPSVAQLALNFGVDDLTAAPADQRATGGSGTADPLSRDELLQLVWEADFRPVERDSRYAVLREYDAPPSLAERRSEPQQVWA from the coding sequence ATGGACGCCGGACGCAAGCGTGAGCTGGAAGAGAAGGTCTATGCCGGGGTGCGGCTCGACCGTGCCGACGGCGAGGCGCTGTACGCCAGCGACGACCTGGTCTGGCTCGGCCGGCTGGCGCACCACCGGCGTACCGGGTCGGCGGGTGCCGAGCGGGTGCTGTTCGTCGGGAACCGGCAACTGCGACCGACCGACCCCGATGCGCCCAGCCGACCGGATCAGGACGCCACCGGGGAGCGGGAACGGGACGAGGCCGTGCGTCGCGCCACCGGCCTGGCCGTCGACGGCGTCACCGAGTTGGAGCTGGTCGCCCCGGTGCATCCCGCGCTGCCCTGGCGGCACTACCCGGAGCTGCTGCGCGCGCTGGCGGCGGCGCTGCCCGGCGTACGGCTGACCGGGTTCGCAGTCACCGAACTGTGCCGGCTGGAGCAGACCACCGGGCTGCCGGCCGGAGAACTGCTCGACGAACTCGTCGCGGCCGGACTGGTGTCGCTGACCGGTGGCGGGGCGGAGATCTTCGACCCGGAGGCCCGCCGCCGGCTCGGCGTCGACGACTGCTCGTGGGCGGACTGGTCCCGGATCCACCGGCTCGCCCAGGCCCGCGGGCTCGGCATCCCGGCGACGATGCGCTTCGGTCGCGGCGAGGAGCCCCGGCACCGGGTCGACCACGTACTGCGGCTGCGCGAGTTGCAGGACGAGACCGGCGGCTTCACCAGCTTCCTGCCGCTGCGCTTCCCCGAGCCGGCGGGGCCGGCGCACGGGTCCGGAGCGGGGCGGCCGGCCGGGGAAGCGGCCTCCTCCGCAGGGGACGCGGCCTCATCAGCCGGCGAGGCAGCCTCCTCGGCCTGGTCGGCGTCCCCGGCGGAGTCGCTGAAGACCTTCGCGGTGTCCCGGCTGCTCTTCGACAACGTGCCGCACCTGCGCTGCTGCTGGGCGGCGCAGGGGCCGTCCGTCGCGCAGCTCGCACTCAACTTCGGGGTGGACGACCTGACCGCCGCCCCGGCGGACCAGCGGGCCACCGGCGGGTCCGGCACGGCCGACCCGCTCTCCCGGGACGAGCTGCTCCAGCTGGTCTGGGAGGCCGACTTCCGCCCGGTCGAGCGGGACAGCCGGTACGCGGTGCTGCGCGAGTACGACGCGCCGCCGAGTCTGGCGGAGCGCCGTTCCGAGCCGCAGCAGGTCTGGGCCTGA
- a CDS encoding NlpC/P60 family protein — protein MASSRRGRPDRTVYPFSPVLRPLLWSALVGAIVAGAMATPVYADPPLPNTVPDAGVRPQPVGAPPNVPTTTGAPTTSYPLPPSVNGPLASQIMSLEVEVAQLGDQLLQLRQERDTATTELTSADGVRQQARLALANARTAADNAAAGALKDAAGLPPGAFGSDLHGLDLLSRIERGEERTGDSELAAGEVARAQQAEQQAEAAYQAASASYQQKIATFTETETRYKTRSAALVKLKRDNAEQLKAIERAREAAEQRIGETIGSDSVAGMVAHPKARAAMRYALAQRGDPYLWGAEGPNRFDCSGLMLASYLSVGKRIPRVSRDQYNGTRNQSVAREALLPGDLVFFASGSSWTTIHHVGMYIGGGKMVHAPTTGDVVKVSTVWWSRFYAATRIFPAVPAPNATTPPPTTRPPTTPPPTTKPPTTPPPTSKPPTAPPTTPPATPPTTPTPPATPPVTPAPNPDPPETTRPQSPPVTTSAAEPSGGTPSASRSTPAADGSPSGD, from the coding sequence ATGGCCAGCAGCAGGCGCGGACGACCGGACCGGACCGTATACCCGTTTTCGCCGGTCCTACGCCCACTGCTCTGGTCGGCCCTGGTCGGCGCGATCGTCGCGGGTGCGATGGCCACCCCGGTCTACGCCGACCCGCCGCTGCCGAACACGGTTCCCGACGCCGGGGTACGCCCACAGCCGGTCGGGGCACCCCCCAACGTGCCCACCACCACCGGCGCGCCGACGACGTCCTACCCGCTGCCGCCGAGCGTGAACGGCCCGTTGGCGAGCCAGATCATGTCGCTCGAGGTCGAGGTGGCCCAACTCGGCGACCAACTGCTGCAACTGCGGCAGGAACGGGACACGGCCACCACCGAGCTGACCAGCGCCGACGGCGTACGCCAGCAGGCCCGGCTGGCGTTGGCCAACGCGCGTACGGCGGCCGACAACGCGGCGGCGGGCGCGCTGAAGGACGCGGCCGGGCTGCCACCCGGTGCGTTCGGTTCCGACCTGCACGGCCTGGACCTGCTCAGCCGGATCGAGCGCGGCGAGGAACGCACCGGCGACAGCGAACTGGCCGCCGGTGAGGTGGCCCGGGCACAGCAGGCCGAACAGCAGGCGGAGGCGGCGTACCAGGCGGCGTCCGCCAGCTACCAGCAGAAAATCGCCACCTTCACCGAGACGGAGACGCGGTACAAGACCCGCTCCGCCGCCCTGGTGAAGCTCAAGCGGGACAACGCCGAGCAGCTCAAGGCGATCGAGCGCGCCCGGGAGGCCGCCGAACAGCGCATCGGCGAGACGATCGGCAGCGACAGCGTCGCCGGGATGGTCGCGCACCCCAAGGCGCGCGCCGCCATGCGTTACGCACTCGCCCAGCGGGGCGACCCGTACCTGTGGGGTGCCGAGGGTCCGAACCGGTTCGACTGCTCGGGCCTGATGCTCGCCTCCTACCTGTCGGTGGGCAAGCGGATCCCCCGGGTCTCCCGCGACCAGTACAACGGGACCCGCAACCAGAGCGTGGCCCGGGAGGCGCTGCTCCCCGGCGACCTGGTCTTCTTCGCCTCGGGCAGCAGCTGGACCACCATCCACCACGTCGGCATGTACATCGGCGGCGGCAAGATGGTGCACGCGCCGACCACCGGCGACGTGGTCAAGGTCTCCACCGTCTGGTGGTCGCGCTTCTACGCCGCGACCAGGATCTTCCCGGCCGTGCCGGCCCCGAACGCGACCACGCCGCCACCCACCACCCGGCCGCCGACGACCCCGCCGCCGACCACCAAGCCGCCGACGACCCCGCCGCCGACCAGCAAGCCGCCGACGGCTCCGCCCACGACTCCGCCGGCAACACCGCCCACCACGCCGACCCCGCCGGCCACTCCGCCGGTGACACCGGCGCCCAACCCGGATCCGCCGGAGACCACTCGGCCGCAGTCACCACCGGTCACCACCTCGGCCGCCGAGCCGAGCGGCGGTACGCCCAGCGCCAGTCGGTCGACCCCGGCTGCGGACGGTAGCCCCAGCGGCGACTGA
- a CDS encoding DEAD/DEAH box helicase, translating to MGPADVVVPADFGALGLPRQLVRALSREGIDTPFEIQRATVPDALAGRDVLGRGQTGSGKTLAFGLPVLARMAAGPKARAHHPRALILVPTRELAMQVNDALMPLGRAVGVFLKTAVGGVPYDRQIDSLRRGVEIVVATPGRLADLIERGVCRLDDIEVTVLDEADQMADMGFLPDVTELLAKTPADAQRLLFSATLDNDVDALVRRFMTDPVTHSTAPPTAAVSTMDHHMLLIPPHDKFAVAASIAARQGRTMMFARTQMGVDRLVEQLASVGVRAGALHGGKTQRVRTRTLAEFKEGRTNVLVATDVAARGIHVDGVSLVVHVDPPKDPKDYLHRAGRTARAGESGAVATLVLPKQRRSTLAMLQKAGVEPAQTRVRSGDAALAEVTGAREPSGVPVVEEPPAPRRTASTRPDRPRSDRRQGGRFDGERRYGDRDRAQGERRYGDRAPGEGRYGDRRFGDGGGTPQRGRADRGGEWRSGGRHGGFRHEARSPGDRPVWDRSRDERPRDDRTGGDRPDDRRGRRDHRFDGRRPTPIH from the coding sequence GTGGGGCCAGCCGATGTGGTCGTGCCAGCCGATTTCGGCGCCCTCGGACTGCCCCGGCAGCTCGTGCGGGCGCTGAGCCGGGAGGGCATCGACACCCCGTTCGAGATCCAGCGGGCCACCGTCCCGGACGCGCTCGCCGGACGGGACGTACTCGGCCGGGGGCAGACCGGCTCCGGCAAGACACTGGCGTTCGGGCTGCCCGTACTGGCCCGGATGGCGGCCGGTCCGAAAGCCCGGGCACACCACCCCAGGGCACTGATCCTGGTGCCGACCCGGGAACTCGCGATGCAGGTGAACGACGCGCTGATGCCGCTCGGCCGGGCCGTCGGAGTGTTCCTCAAGACCGCCGTCGGCGGCGTGCCGTACGACCGTCAGATCGACTCGCTGCGTCGTGGTGTGGAGATCGTGGTGGCCACTCCGGGGCGGCTGGCCGACCTGATCGAGCGGGGTGTCTGCCGCCTCGACGACATCGAGGTCACCGTACTCGACGAGGCCGACCAGATGGCCGACATGGGTTTCCTGCCGGACGTCACCGAACTGCTCGCCAAGACCCCGGCGGATGCGCAGCGGCTGCTCTTCTCCGCCACCCTGGACAACGACGTCGACGCGCTCGTCAGGCGTTTCATGACCGATCCGGTCACCCATTCGACGGCACCGCCGACCGCCGCGGTCTCCACGATGGACCATCACATGCTGCTGATCCCGCCGCACGACAAGTTCGCGGTGGCGGCCTCGATCGCGGCCAGGCAGGGCCGGACCATGATGTTCGCCCGGACCCAGATGGGCGTCGACCGGCTGGTCGAGCAGCTGGCCTCGGTCGGCGTCCGGGCCGGCGCGCTGCACGGCGGCAAGACGCAGCGGGTACGTACCCGCACCCTTGCCGAGTTCAAGGAGGGTCGGACGAACGTGCTGGTCGCCACCGACGTGGCGGCCCGGGGCATCCACGTCGACGGAGTCTCCCTGGTGGTGCACGTGGATCCGCCGAAGGACCCGAAGGACTACCTGCACCGGGCCGGCCGGACGGCGCGGGCCGGTGAGTCGGGTGCGGTCGCCACCCTGGTACTGCCGAAGCAGCGCCGTTCCACCCTGGCCATGTTGCAGAAGGCCGGTGTCGAGCCGGCGCAGACCCGGGTACGCTCCGGCGACGCCGCGCTGGCCGAGGTGACGGGTGCCCGGGAGCCGAGTGGCGTACCTGTGGTCGAGGAGCCTCCGGCACCCCGCCGGACCGCCAGTACCCGCCCGGACCGGCCGCGTTCCGACCGCCGCCAGGGTGGCCGCTTCGACGGCGAGCGCCGTTACGGCGACCGCGACCGCGCCCAGGGCGAGCGCCGCTACGGTGACCGCGCCCCGGGCGAGGGCCGCTACGGCGACCGCCGGTTCGGTGACGGCGGCGGTACGCCCCAGCGTGGCCGTGCCGACCGGGGCGGCGAGTGGCGTTCCGGCGGGCGGCACGGGGGTTTCCGGCACGAGGCCCGGTCCCCCGGCGACCGGCCGGTCTGGGACCGTTCCCGGGACGAGCGTCCGCGCGACGACCGGACCGGCGGGGACCGGCCGGACGACCGGCGGGGCCGCCGTGACCACCGGTTCGACGGGCGGCGCCCGACACCGATCCACTGA